GTTAATATAATGAATTTAATTCATTTAATGAATTTTAAACATTTATTTGAATTTTTAATTTTTAGAAAATCAAAATATTAATTTCAAATACTTAACATGTTAAAGTTCGTATCAATAAAAACCAAATATTTTTACGAGACTTTACGAGTATATTAAAATTAATATACAAAAAACGAACAGAAGCTTTTACTTCGCTTTAATGAAAATAAAAGTAATCACTTCTTTATTGGGTTAAAAAGATAAAAGCGGAAGTTATAAAACTTCCTTTATTAAGTCGTATGCTACCTTACCATCTTCCCAGTTGATGAATAAGACGATAGCAGTTTGAGAAGATGAGATTTCGACAATGTTTATGTGGTTTTCCTTAAGCGGATTGGTGATTTCAGTGATTACACCTGGAGTTTCAATGAAGTCCGGATTGACCATGGTCAACATTGCAATGTCCCTTCCTAAGGAAATTGAGCTTAAACTGTCTTCAGCAATGACTAGATTGTGCAATAAATGGTATGCATCATCTGCATCGCATTTGTCCAAGAATAAAGTGATTGAATTCTGACCTGCGGAAATACCATAAATGTTGATGTTTGCATCCGCTAAAGTAGTGGTCATTTTTGCAAGAAGTCCTATTTGGTTAAGCAAATCCTCTCCAACAAGAGCCACCACTGAAATAGGTTCGTGGTGCAAGGTCACTGATTTGCTCATTGAATCCTCAAAAGGACCTACAATTTCAGTTCCAGGGTCGGATAAGTCCCCTTTTTCAAAACTGATAATTTTTGCATTTATTTCTGGGTCTTTGAATCTTAAGGCATGAGGGTGCAAGACTTGAGCTCCATGTGTAGCGAGATCCCTCATCTCTTCAACTGAAATGTAATCCAATTTTTTTGCTTCAGTGATTTTTCTTGGGTCTGTGGACATGACTCCATCCACATCAGTTACAATGATCACGTCATCTGCATCCAGGCAATGACCTAATAGGAATGCAGTTACATCACTGCCTCCTCTGCCTAGAGTGGTCACTTCCCCATCTTCAGTTCTTCCAAGGAAGCCACAGATGACCGGAATGATACCTTCATCCAAAAGACTTAACAAGCCTTGAGATTGCTCTTCGGTTCTTTCAAAGTCTATTTTGGCTTTTCCGTAGTTGTTGTCAGTAATGACAGGCCATAGTTCATGGCCAGGATCGATGTATTCTGATTTTACACCCAATGATTCCAAGACTGATGAAAATACTCTGATGCTGGTTCTCTCACCCATGGATAAAATTTCCGCCAATTGCTTCTCGGTTACTTCTTTTCCAATGGATTCATCAGCAATGGCTACTAAGTCATCAGTAGTCTTATTGATAGCTGATACAACGACCACAACCTTCTTTCCGCTCATGTACTCATTAACGACAGATTGTGCAGCTTTCCTAATTCTTTGTCCATTTCCTATCGAAGTACCGCCAAATTTGGCTACAATTAATTCCATTTGTTTACACACCTTTTTCTTTAAATTAAAAATTAAAATAATAAATTTTTGATAAAATTATATTTTATAGACTATTATCCATTTATTAATTTTATAAAAGGGTATTAATATATTTATTTATTAATTTTACAATTTTTTAATGAAAATTGGTGATCTGTTAATAAGAAATACTGAATAGTTAATAAGATTTTAGATAAAAAGTATTCCTTTTAAAATAAAATTGTATAAAAAATAGTTAAATATATTAAAAAAAGTGGTAGATTAAAATAAATTAATCTCAAAATTAGTTAAAAATATTAAAAAAAGTGGTAGATTAAAATTATTTAATCTCAAAGTTGAGATCAAAATTAATTAATCATAAAAAAAGCAAAAAAATAAAATTATGCTTGGTTAGCTTGTTGTCTTACCAATCTGGTAATGTAACCTGCAATCTTATTTCTTAAGTGTTTAGTGCTTACAGTAGAGTACTCAGACACTAATTTTTTGTTTTCTTCAAAATCAGTTGTAAATTTACCAGGGTGAGTTTCAATTAATTCTTTTGATATACGTTTTACGAATGAAGTTCTAATATTTCCCATAATCATTCCTCCAATAATTCTCTCTGTTTATTTTTACTTAAAATTGTTAGCATGTTCATAATATCGCTAAGAATATCATCATCAATGTTTTTTTCTTGAGCCAATTTGCTTGCTTTGGCATGGACAGCATCTTCTCTTGACTTGTCATAAATCTCCATGCCTAAAAACACTTTAGCTGAGACTATATCCTTAGCAAGTGAAGTTCTTTCACTTATTAAGTTAACTAAATCATTATCAATTTCATCGATTCTTTTTCTAGACTCTTTAAGAACATTCTGAGCCTCTTCCTCATTTTCATACAAGCTCATTATCTCTTTCAGATCCACAAAAATAACTCCATAGTTTTGATAATAAATATACTTTATATCTCATACTATTTAAATATAGTTACTGAAATTAAGATTTGAAAATAAGTTAAATATTTTCACTTTCTTCCAATGCCTTTTTTGTGATTCGAACCGCACCTGCACAGTGAATGCGAACAACAGGATGAGTATCATTTTCTGAAATGAATTCCAGTTTTTTCAAATAAGGCTTTACGCAATCAGGCTTTCTCTTTCCAATCACCCGAAACATTTCTGGAGACTCAATCCGAACCTTCTCATTTTCATCAGATATCATTTCATAAAAGAGATCAAGCTTTTCACAGAACAATTCAGGAGCATTTGTTCCTATATTCTCACATGCCCAAACGAATGCAAGGCGAACATTTGCTGATTTGTCCTCTCTCATTTCCATCAATTTATCCAAATAAGGCAGAATAAGATTCTTATCAGCTCTGCCGATTCTTCCCATTGCATTGGTAGCCCTTTCCCGCAGTTTGGAATCATCATCTTCTAAATAAAAAATAATATTTTCAATATATGCTTCCACTTCCAATGGATATCTCAATCCCATTTCACCGAGAATCCATAATGCCTTTGCCTTCACTTCAACGGAATGATCCCCACTTATTTTTTCACCAACAAAATCAATCCTTGATTTCCAGTTTTCCTTATCCTTTGTTATATCTCTAAGTTCCTTGAGAATTTCATTTTCCGAATCGTTTGTAGACATTTTATCACTATAAATAACCTTAATATTTTCTCTATTTATATTTATCGATTAACTTTATTTTTCAATCATTTTTATTTTTCAAATGCTCTCAAAAACAATTAAATATATTAGAATAAATATTAAAATAGAAGAAGAAATTGATAATTGAAAATTAAACATTAAAGTGAAATCATGCATTATGTAAACGCTAAAAGCATTCTGTCCCCCAAGAACGGCATGAACCTATACAGAGGATGTTCCCATGGCTGCATCTACTGCGACTCCAGAAGCAATGTCTACAATATGGACCATGCATTTGAAGACATTGAAGTCAAGGCAAATGGGCCTGAACTCCTTAAGAAAGCCCTGAAAAACAAGAGGGAAAAGGTCATGATCGGAACAGGTTCCATGACAGACCCATACATTCCACTGGAGAAGAAGATGCAGAATGTTAGGGAATCCCTTGAACTCATATACAAATACGGACATGGATTCACTTGCATCACCAAATCAAATCTCATACTTAGAGATTTGGACCTTCTAAAAAAGATAAACGAAAAAACAAAAGTGGTCATTCAAATGACATTGACCACCTATGATGAGGACTTATGCAGAATACTTGAACCGAATGTATGCACTACAAAGGAAAGAGTGAAAGTATTGAAAATACTCAACAAACATAATATACCTACAATCGTTTGGCTAAGCCCTATCCTTCCTTTCATAAACGATACGGAAGAGAATATAAATGGAATGCTTGATTACTGCATAGAGTCAAATGTTAAAGGAATATTATGCTTTGGAATGGGAATGACATTGAGAGACGGAAACAGGGAATATTTCTATAAGAAACTGGACAATCATTTCCCTGGGCTTAAGGAAAAGTACATTGAAAGCTATGGGAACAGCTATGGCATATCCAGTCCAAATCACAATAAATTGATGAAGATCTTCTACAAAAGGACAAATGAACACAATATAATGAATGATATTGATGAGATATTTGAATACTTACATGAGTTTCCAAGCAAGGATAAGACTAAACAAACTACTTTATTTTAAAAAAATAGCTAAATAAAAAAAGATTAGATAAAAAATAATAAAAGATAAGTTAAAAATGTAAAAGATTAGATTAAAAATCTAATCCAAATAATCAAAATTTTATTGATTTAAGAACTCATTGATAACTTTCTGGAACTCTTCAGACTGTTCCGCAAAGGCCATATGACCTGCATCCTTAATCAATGCGAATTCTGCACCATCTATGCCATCAGCCACTTCACGACCCAATTCAGGTGGGTTGATTCCATCATACTCAGCACCAATGACCAATGTCTTGCAAGTTACCTTGTCATAATCATTTGAATTGTCGAAATTAGCCAAGGATGCATCTTCTGCAGCCTTTTCCTCCTCATTCAATTCATAGCTTTCCTCACCATTCAATATCTCATCAATATTGAATTCACCATTGATGGCTTTTTCATAGGTTTGTGGAGCGAGACTTGCCTTTAATATTACAGCCATCATTTCTTCCTGGCTAACTTGAGTGATGTCAAGATCTGCTTCCTTTAAAAGTCTTGCAACTGATGAAGTCTTTCCGTTAGGCTTAGTGCATGCTAAAATCAGATGGTCAATGTCATCGGATTTCACTTCAGCTGCCCTAAGGGCAATGTAGGAACCCATTGAATATCCTAGAACATTGGCTTTTTCCAATCCCAATTCCTTAATGATTCCATGTACGTCATCTGCATGGTCATCGATTGTATATTCCTTAGGGCGTGTTGATTCACCATGACCTCTTGTATCAATTGTAATCACACGATAATCATCTTTAAACATGTCCCTTATCGGATACATGGTTGTCTTATCACCTGTAAGCCCGTGAATAAGCAATAACGCATTTTCACCCTCTTCTGTGTCATCTATACAAATTTCAATACCATTTACGTTTAAAAACTTTTTCATAGCAAAAACTCCCTATTCTAATGATTATTTAATAAGTTTCAATCTTTAAATGAATCTGGTTCCCTGATTATCCACTTTTGTTTCAATGACTCTTCCCTCAAAGGCATCCCAAGCATCTTTAACTTCATCGATGGAGCTCTCATCCACAATAGCTACAAATGAAGATCCTGTTCCGGACAATCCTGAAGCAAGTGCTCCAGCCTGAAGCGCATCAAGTGCAATGTCATTGTCAAATCCTAATGCATTTCCATATAAAAGGCCATTCAAGGTCAATGCTTCCAGATACTCCTTATCCATTGCCTTTTCAAATGCCATACTGACAAATGGAGCAACCAATTTCATCCTATCAACATCAGAAGATCCGCTTAGGGATTCCTCATTCGGCATGAAAACCAGGACATCATAATCAGGCATTTTTTCCTGAAGCCAAATCTCACGGTTGAGATTGTCTGTTACGGTAACTCCTCCAAAGAATGATGCTGTGGCATCATCAAAAGCTCCGGTAATTGTTACTCCAGCTTCAAGAGATGCCTCAATTCCAAAGTTGATTATCTGCATATCCTTCAATGGCTCCAGGCAAAATTCCCCTGCAATCAATGCAGCGGTAGCCATGACGACTGCATTGGACAATGCACTGCTTGAAGAAAGCCCTGAGCCTAAAGGCAAAGTGGATTTTGTTGTGACTTCAATACCTTGTCCATTTCCAAAATCCAGGCTAGGTATTATTTCATCAAAATCCAAGGCACTGCCTATCCCATAATGATCAAAAACCTTTTCCACACATAGGTTCATCAGATGAGGGTCAGCACCTATAT
The sequence above is drawn from the Methanobrevibacter sp. genome and encodes:
- a CDS encoding aspartate kinase, whose product is MELIVAKFGGTSIGNGQRIRKAAQSVVNEYMSGKKVVVVVSAINKTTDDLVAIADESIGKEVTEKQLAEILSMGERTSIRVFSSVLESLGVKSEYIDPGHELWPVITDNNYGKAKIDFERTEEQSQGLLSLLDEGIIPVICGFLGRTEDGEVTTLGRGGSDVTAFLLGHCLDADDVIIVTDVDGVMSTDPRKITEAKKLDYISVEEMRDLATHGAQVLHPHALRFKDPEINAKIISFEKGDLSDPGTEIVGPFEDSMSKSVTLHHEPISVVALVGEDLLNQIGLLAKMTTTLADANINIYGISAGQNSITLFLDKCDADDAYHLLHNLVIAEDSLSSISLGRDIAMLTMVNPDFIETPGVITEITNPLKENHINIVEISSSQTAIVLFINWEDGKVAYDLIKEVL
- a CDS encoding 30S ribosomal protein S17e codes for the protein MGNIRTSFVKRISKELIETHPGKFTTDFEENKKLVSEYSTVSTKHLRNKIAGYITRLVRQQANQA
- a CDS encoding chorismate mutase; translated protein: MDLKEIMSLYENEEEAQNVLKESRKRIDEIDNDLVNLISERTSLAKDIVSAKVFLGMEIYDKSREDAVHAKASKLAQEKNIDDDILSDIMNMLTILSKNKQRELLEE
- a CDS encoding sister chromatid cohesion protein PDS5 — protein: MSTNDSENEILKELRDITKDKENWKSRIDFVGEKISGDHSVEVKAKALWILGEMGLRYPLEVEAYIENIIFYLEDDDSKLRERATNAMGRIGRADKNLILPYLDKLMEMREDKSANVRLAFVWACENIGTNAPELFCEKLDLFYEMISDENEKVRIESPEMFRVIGKRKPDCVKPYLKKLEFISENDTHPVVRIHCAGAVRITKKALEESENI
- a CDS encoding radical SAM protein, with the protein product MHYVNAKSILSPKNGMNLYRGCSHGCIYCDSRSNVYNMDHAFEDIEVKANGPELLKKALKNKREKVMIGTGSMTDPYIPLEKKMQNVRESLELIYKYGHGFTCITKSNLILRDLDLLKKINEKTKVVIQMTLTTYDEDLCRILEPNVCTTKERVKVLKILNKHNIPTIVWLSPILPFINDTEENINGMLDYCIESNVKGILCFGMGMTLRDGNREYFYKKLDNHFPGLKEKYIESYGNSYGISSPNHNKLMKIFYKRTNEHNIMNDIDEIFEYLHEFPSKDKTKQTTLF
- a CDS encoding alpha/beta hydrolase; the encoded protein is MKKFLNVNGIEICIDDTEEGENALLLIHGLTGDKTTMYPIRDMFKDDYRVITIDTRGHGESTRPKEYTIDDHADDVHGIIKELGLEKANVLGYSMGSYIALRAAEVKSDDIDHLILACTKPNGKTSSVARLLKEADLDITQVSQEEMMAVILKASLAPQTYEKAINGEFNIDEILNGEESYELNEEEKAAEDASLANFDNSNDYDKVTCKTLVIGAEYDGINPPELGREVADGIDGAEFALIKDAGHMAFAEQSEEFQKVINEFLNQ
- a CDS encoding shikimate kinase; this encodes MSKKVLSPGSATIINAISTGFGSAFGIGLAIEAEAKFSKVGVNCTSDIGADPHLMNLCVEKVFDHYGIGSALDFDEIIPSLDFGNGQGIEVTTKSTLPLGSGLSSSSALSNAVVMATAALIAGEFCLEPLKDMQIINFGIEASLEAGVTITGAFDDATASFFGGVTVTDNLNREIWLQEKMPDYDVLVFMPNEESLSGSSDVDRMKLVAPFVSMAFEKAMDKEYLEALTLNGLLYGNALGFDNDIALDALQAGALASGLSGTGSSFVAIVDESSIDEVKDAWDAFEGRVIETKVDNQGTRFI